In Arthrobacter sp. SLBN-83, one DNA window encodes the following:
- a CDS encoding SDR family NAD(P)-dependent oxidoreductase — MARVFITGSTDGLGRAAAASLLETGHEVIVHARSSQRLSAVQHLLDRGAQCVVGDLAVLQEVREIADQVNGIGGIDAVIHNAGVLNGAALLPVNVVAPYLLTTLIPGPHRLIYLSSGMHRGGDTGLEGLDWAGRTTTASYSTTKLQVTALSAAVARLVPNVASNAVDPGWVPTRMGGRSAPDSLELGHRTQEWLATSDDPAAQSSDGYWYHQRRQTPHPATQDPRFQDALLAQLAEHTGVTLPESIAP, encoded by the coding sequence ATGGCACGCGTCTTCATCACCGGATCCACGGACGGTCTGGGCCGGGCCGCCGCAGCCTCGCTGCTCGAGACCGGCCACGAGGTGATCGTGCACGCCCGATCATCCCAGCGGCTCTCTGCGGTCCAGCACCTGCTGGACCGCGGGGCGCAGTGCGTCGTCGGGGACCTCGCCGTCCTGCAGGAGGTCCGGGAAATCGCGGACCAGGTCAACGGGATCGGCGGCATCGACGCCGTCATCCACAACGCCGGTGTCCTGAACGGCGCCGCGCTGCTGCCAGTGAACGTCGTGGCACCTTACCTGCTGACCACCCTCATTCCCGGCCCCCACCGGCTCATTTACCTGAGCAGCGGCATGCACCGCGGCGGCGACACCGGCCTGGAGGGCCTGGACTGGGCCGGGCGTACGACGACGGCCTCCTACTCCACCACGAAGCTTCAGGTCACTGCGCTGTCGGCAGCGGTGGCCCGGCTGGTGCCGAACGTCGCCAGTAACGCGGTGGACCCTGGCTGGGTGCCCACGCGGATGGGCGGGCGTTCGGCCCCGGACAGCCTGGAACTGGGCCACCGCACGCAGGAATGGCTGGCCACCAGCGACGACCCGGCGGCGCAGTCCAGCGATGGCTACTGGTACCACCAGCGCCGGCAGACCCCGCACCCCGCCACCCAGGATCCCCGGTTCCAGGACGCCCTGCTCGCGCAGCTCGCGGAGCACACCGGTGTCACCCTGCCGGAATCGATTGCTCCGTAA
- a CDS encoding ROK family transcriptional regulator: MTVERVPAGLVGATSHGHLLELIRAADGLSRQQLLSTTGMSRATLYERLDTLTRHGYIYEAEPLGSTGGRPSRKIRFEDRGRVVLALTLGQTHGTVSIADTAGRQLRSLTKPLDVSDPAESVLNPLIREGQALLAQGKNETLLGIGVSLPAPVEADTGHVRHPTTLPGWAEDSVVKAVNASWNLPLVVENDARAAGLGERRSDAETVVYVKVGTGIGCGIVVEGSILRGAHGAAGDIGHIRMTPDGPLCRCGRRGCLAAYSSGRALSEQLSGQGYTNMADIRAAAAAGDPAVLRAVGSAAEVLGSALAATVTTLNPDRLVLGGDLGSLGFFAEQVGERVLADVVERIGEGLAVETGHPEDQAACSGLATLVMRKIFAPAAVDQVFSQEAVRMASGAGGR; this comes from the coding sequence GTGACGGTTGAAAGAGTGCCGGCGGGACTTGTTGGGGCGACGTCGCACGGGCACTTGCTGGAACTCATCCGCGCCGCGGATGGACTGTCCCGGCAGCAGCTCCTGTCCACTACCGGCATGTCCCGGGCCACGTTGTATGAACGCCTGGACACGCTCACCCGGCATGGCTACATCTACGAGGCCGAGCCCCTGGGTTCCACCGGCGGGCGTCCGTCACGGAAAATCCGCTTCGAAGACAGGGGCAGGGTGGTCCTGGCACTCACCCTCGGCCAGACCCACGGAACAGTAAGCATTGCCGATACCGCAGGCCGGCAGTTGCGCTCCCTTACGAAACCCCTTGACGTCAGTGATCCTGCCGAGTCCGTGCTGAATCCGTTGATCCGGGAAGGGCAGGCACTGCTGGCCCAGGGGAAGAATGAGACGTTGCTCGGCATCGGCGTCAGCCTTCCGGCTCCCGTGGAGGCTGACACAGGGCACGTCCGGCACCCCACAACCCTCCCCGGCTGGGCAGAAGACTCCGTGGTGAAAGCAGTCAACGCATCCTGGAACCTGCCCCTCGTCGTCGAGAACGATGCCAGGGCGGCCGGCCTGGGTGAGCGCAGGAGTGATGCCGAGACCGTGGTCTACGTGAAAGTGGGCACCGGCATTGGCTGCGGCATCGTGGTTGAAGGCTCTATCCTGCGGGGCGCCCACGGCGCGGCGGGCGACATCGGGCATATCCGCATGACCCCGGACGGACCGCTGTGCCGGTGCGGCCGCCGCGGCTGCCTCGCAGCCTACAGTTCCGGCAGGGCACTGAGCGAGCAGCTCAGCGGCCAGGGTTACACAAACATGGCGGACATCCGTGCCGCCGCCGCTGCCGGCGACCCGGCCGTGCTCCGCGCCGTTGGGTCGGCAGCCGAAGTGCTGGGCAGCGCCCTGGCCGCGACGGTCACAACGCTCAACCCCGACCGGCTGGTCCTGGGAGGTGACCTGGGCTCCCTGGGCTTTTTCGCAGAGCAGGTGGGAGAGCGGGTCCTCGCCGATGTGGTGGAACGGATCGGCGAAGGGCTGGCGGTGGAAACCGGGCATCCGGAAGACCAGGCTGCCTGTTCGGGGCTCGCTACCCTTGTCATGAGGAAGATCTTCGCCCCGGCCGCTGTGGACCAGGTGTTTTCGCAAGAGGCTGTCCGCATGGCATCCGGCGCTGGCGGACGATAA
- a CDS encoding ribokinase — MSAEASGDGRIVVVGSLNADLTIYCERLPKPGETVHGNGFVVNPGGKSANQAVAAARLGGHVSLVGAVGEDANGAMLEASVAGAGVDVGHVRTSAEPTGVAVIAVDARGENNIIISAGANGTLSPKDVADAADVLEGAAVVSLCLEVSMDTVLAAAQAGHDAGAQVLLNLSPHAEIPSALAGLADILLVNAHEAALFLGSSVPGAGAAASEWDAVRERFAGHGVQQVLVTLGANGSVVLDSLASAGSRVAFVQPTTVHAVDTTGAGDAFTGAVAVRLAAGDALADAAAFASVAAALATTRKGTQAAYPEAADVERRLRTS, encoded by the coding sequence GTGAGTGCGGAGGCTTCCGGCGACGGCCGGATCGTCGTCGTCGGCTCCCTCAACGCCGACCTCACCATCTACTGTGAGCGCCTGCCGAAGCCCGGTGAGACAGTGCACGGCAACGGCTTCGTGGTGAACCCCGGCGGCAAGAGCGCCAACCAGGCCGTTGCCGCGGCGCGCTTGGGCGGGCACGTCAGCTTGGTGGGTGCCGTGGGGGAGGACGCCAACGGCGCCATGCTTGAGGCGTCCGTGGCGGGGGCCGGCGTGGATGTGGGGCACGTGCGGACGTCGGCCGAGCCCACCGGTGTTGCCGTGATTGCCGTGGATGCCCGCGGCGAGAACAACATCATTATCTCGGCCGGTGCCAACGGCACGCTGTCGCCGAAAGACGTGGCGGATGCCGCGGACGTCCTGGAAGGGGCCGCCGTGGTGAGCCTCTGCCTGGAAGTCAGCATGGACACCGTGCTGGCGGCCGCGCAGGCAGGGCACGACGCCGGCGCGCAGGTCCTGCTGAACCTCTCGCCTCACGCGGAGATCCCGTCGGCCCTGGCCGGGTTGGCGGACATCCTGCTGGTCAATGCGCACGAGGCCGCACTGTTCCTGGGGTCTTCGGTTCCCGGTGCCGGCGCTGCTGCCTCTGAGTGGGACGCGGTGCGGGAACGGTTCGCCGGCCACGGGGTCCAGCAGGTCCTGGTGACGCTTGGTGCGAACGGTTCGGTGGTGCTGGACTCGCTGGCTTCTGCCGGCTCCCGGGTGGCTTTTGTCCAACCCACCACTGTGCACGCCGTGGACACTACCGGAGCCGGTGATGCCTTCACTGGAGCGGTTGCCGTCCGGCTGGCAGCGGGCGATGCCCTCGCGGATGCCGCTGCGTTCGCCTCCGTTGCCGCGGCTCTGGCGACAACCCGCAAAGGCACGCAGGCGGCCTATCCGGAAGCGGCCGACGTCGAACGCCGCCTCCGTACCTCCTAG
- the ggh gene encoding glucosylglycerate hydrolase produces the protein MNPTQSLSMEELRSAAVEVLKVNDLGTMTSAAPNLYPHMWSWDAAFVAIGLARTSVPRAVTELRSLLKAQWSTGMIPHIVFSDNDTGYFPGFDRWGTEDAAARPEGIKSSGICQPPVHAIALRHIVDRGRENGGADQEVAEAFLAESFDGWLAWHRWLATVRDPDGVGLVEIHHGWESGFDNSPRWDGPYSRIVPGTVPPFTRRDVLHVADASERPDDTEYTKYLWLVQQMAEVGFNDAAVQDVVDFRVRDVFFSAILAASSDVLAGLADELGRENEAGELRGIAGRFRAGVASTVDPETGLARDYDVLAREWIGTETVSGFAPLVAGGDPTLLAAQRELLRGPRWMGFPGLRFPLPPSTSPASDAFRPRTYWRGPVWPFLNLLLGWCSARDGEAALFGMLRAASLDQLSDLQFGEYYEPFTGEPLGSLAQAWTAAAALEWVGSYQGNNEGK, from the coding sequence ATGAACCCGACCCAATCCCTGTCCATGGAAGAACTGCGCTCAGCAGCTGTCGAGGTCCTCAAGGTCAACGACTTGGGCACCATGACCAGCGCCGCCCCGAACCTGTATCCCCATATGTGGAGCTGGGACGCGGCTTTCGTGGCCATCGGGCTCGCACGCACCAGCGTTCCCCGGGCCGTCACGGAACTGCGCAGCCTCCTTAAAGCGCAGTGGTCCACAGGCATGATTCCGCACATCGTGTTCAGCGACAACGACACCGGATACTTCCCGGGGTTCGACCGCTGGGGAACCGAAGACGCGGCGGCCCGGCCGGAAGGCATCAAAAGCAGCGGCATCTGCCAGCCTCCCGTCCACGCCATCGCGCTGCGCCACATTGTTGACCGCGGACGGGAAAACGGCGGTGCAGACCAGGAGGTGGCCGAGGCGTTCCTGGCCGAGTCCTTTGACGGGTGGCTGGCCTGGCACCGGTGGCTGGCGACTGTCCGCGATCCCGACGGCGTAGGGCTTGTTGAAATCCATCACGGCTGGGAATCGGGTTTCGACAACTCACCCCGCTGGGACGGCCCGTACTCGCGGATCGTGCCGGGAACCGTTCCGCCCTTCACCCGCAGGGACGTCCTGCACGTTGCGGACGCCAGTGAACGGCCCGACGACACCGAATACACCAAGTACCTGTGGCTGGTGCAGCAAATGGCGGAGGTCGGGTTTAATGACGCTGCCGTGCAGGATGTCGTGGACTTCCGTGTTCGCGACGTCTTCTTTTCCGCAATCCTGGCTGCGTCCAGCGACGTCCTTGCCGGCCTTGCCGATGAGCTCGGCCGGGAAAACGAGGCGGGCGAACTGCGCGGCATCGCGGGCCGGTTCCGCGCGGGCGTTGCCTCGACAGTGGATCCGGAAACCGGGCTGGCGCGGGACTACGACGTGCTGGCCCGGGAGTGGATCGGCACCGAGACGGTTTCGGGCTTCGCCCCCCTCGTGGCGGGCGGGGACCCTACGCTCCTGGCTGCCCAGCGTGAACTCCTGCGCGGACCGCGGTGGATGGGCTTCCCGGGCCTGCGCTTCCCGCTGCCGCCCTCCACCTCCCCTGCCAGTGATGCCTTCCGGCCGCGGACGTACTGGCGCGGACCCGTATGGCCCTTCCTCAACCTGCTCCTTGGCTGGTGCTCCGCCCGCGATGGCGAGGCCGCGCTCTTCGGGATGCTGAGGGCAGCGTCCCTTGACCAGCTTTCCGACCTGCAGTTCGGCGAGTACTACGAGCCGTTCACTGGAGAACCCCTCGGAAGCCTCGCCCAGGCATGGACCGCGGCTGCCGCGCTGGAATGGGTGGGATCGTATCAGGGGAACAACGAGGGCAAGTAG
- the uriH gene encoding uridine-preferring nucleoside hydrolase UriH — protein sequence MEPNPQANQQEPRKIILDCDPGHDDAVALLLAHGNPNIELLAVTTVVGNQTLEKVTRNALAVGTIAGITGVPFAAGCPRPLVRSIETAPDIHGDSGMDGPALPQSTIELDPRHAVDLIIDTVMAHEPGTVTLVPTAGLTNIAMAARKEPRIVERVKEVVLMGGGYHVGNWSAVAEFNIIIDPEAAHIVFNGKWPVVMVGLDLTHQALATPDVVEKIAAIGTGPAKFVTELMDFFAHTYKDAQGFDFPPVHDPCAVAYVIDPSIVSTRKVPVNIELTGTLTLGMTVADFRAPAPADCHTSVAVDLDHARFWDLVTDALVRIGEPGAGDANSTGNADDGGRHQGADRAQGGAADVVRPEGAHLTAGGVK from the coding sequence GTGGAACCAAACCCGCAAGCGAACCAGCAAGAGCCCAGGAAGATCATCCTGGACTGCGACCCCGGCCACGATGACGCCGTCGCCCTCCTGCTCGCGCACGGCAACCCGAACATCGAACTGCTGGCCGTCACCACGGTGGTGGGCAACCAGACCCTCGAAAAAGTCACCCGCAACGCCCTGGCCGTCGGGACCATCGCCGGCATCACCGGCGTCCCCTTCGCCGCCGGCTGCCCCCGCCCCCTGGTCCGCAGCATCGAAACCGCGCCGGACATCCACGGCGATTCCGGCATGGACGGCCCCGCCCTGCCCCAGTCCACCATCGAGCTGGACCCGCGGCACGCCGTCGACCTCATCATCGACACCGTCATGGCGCACGAGCCCGGCACCGTTACGCTCGTCCCCACCGCCGGCCTGACCAACATCGCCATGGCCGCCCGCAAGGAACCGCGCATCGTGGAACGCGTCAAGGAAGTTGTCCTCATGGGCGGCGGCTACCACGTGGGCAACTGGAGCGCCGTGGCCGAGTTCAACATCATCATCGACCCCGAGGCCGCGCACATCGTCTTCAACGGGAAGTGGCCCGTGGTCATGGTGGGCCTGGACCTCACCCACCAGGCCCTGGCCACCCCGGACGTCGTTGAAAAGATCGCAGCGATCGGCACCGGGCCCGCAAAGTTCGTCACCGAGCTGATGGACTTCTTCGCCCACACCTACAAGGACGCCCAGGGCTTCGACTTCCCGCCCGTCCACGATCCCTGCGCCGTGGCCTACGTGATCGACCCCAGCATCGTCAGCACCCGCAAGGTCCCCGTCAACATCGAACTGACGGGCACGCTCACCCTGGGCATGACCGTCGCGGACTTCCGCGCTCCCGCACCGGCCGACTGCCACACCAGCGTGGCCGTGGACCTTGACCACGCACGGTTCTGGGACCTCGTCACCGACGCGCTGGTCCGCATCGGTGAGCCGGGAGCCGGAGACGCAAACAGCACGGGCAACGCGGACGACGGCGGCAGGCACCAAGGTGCAGACCGCGCCCAAGGCGGCGCGGCCGACGTCGTACGCCCGGAAGGTGCCCACCTCACCGCCGGAGGGGTCAAGTAA
- a CDS encoding ABC transporter ATP-binding protein has protein sequence MADIQISNLVKTYPGGSERATDDVSLSVRDGEFTVLLGPSGCGKTTLLRMIAGLELPDSGSISIGGRDVTYLPPNKRNLSMVFQSYAVFPHRKVRYNIGFGLKMAKVPADEIERKVQWAADLLQLGPYLDRLPANLSGGQRQRVAVARAIVMDADVLLMDEPLSNLDALLRLTFRSELKKIVQDLGTTTVYVTHDQSEALSLGDQVAVMRKGRIAQLGDPLDVYDAPADRFVGGFIGSPPMNFLDAAVSHDGGTLVLGEQQLMAPSILRSFAGKDVLLGVRAENVTVNSTRSSGDVAATVLVVEPMGSTTLLTVEVDGHTLKVQAPPTFKTAPHRTVWLGFAPQTMRVYDRETSMALEAS, from the coding sequence GTGGCTGACATCCAGATCTCCAACCTCGTCAAGACCTATCCGGGCGGATCCGAACGCGCAACAGATGATGTGTCCCTGTCCGTACGCGACGGTGAATTCACCGTCCTCCTCGGACCTTCCGGCTGCGGAAAGACCACCCTGCTGCGGATGATCGCGGGACTTGAACTGCCGGACTCCGGCTCCATTTCCATCGGCGGCCGCGACGTCACGTACCTGCCGCCGAACAAGCGGAACCTGTCAATGGTGTTCCAGTCCTACGCCGTCTTCCCCCACCGGAAGGTTCGCTACAACATCGGATTCGGGCTGAAGATGGCCAAAGTGCCGGCCGATGAAATCGAACGCAAAGTGCAGTGGGCGGCCGATCTCCTCCAGCTGGGCCCCTACCTCGACCGTCTCCCCGCGAACCTCTCCGGCGGCCAGCGGCAGAGGGTCGCCGTGGCCAGGGCCATCGTCATGGACGCCGACGTCCTGCTGATGGATGAACCGCTCTCCAACCTTGATGCCCTGTTGCGCCTGACCTTCCGGTCCGAGCTGAAGAAGATAGTCCAGGACCTTGGCACCACCACTGTCTACGTCACGCACGACCAAAGCGAGGCGCTTTCCTTGGGCGACCAGGTGGCCGTAATGCGGAAGGGCCGGATCGCGCAGCTGGGCGACCCGCTGGACGTCTACGATGCCCCCGCCGACCGGTTCGTGGGCGGCTTCATCGGCTCCCCGCCGATGAACTTTTTGGACGCAGCAGTCAGCCACGACGGCGGCACGCTTGTCCTGGGGGAACAGCAGCTCATGGCCCCCTCCATCCTGCGTTCCTTCGCAGGCAAGGATGTCCTCCTCGGGGTCCGCGCCGAGAACGTGACGGTCAACAGCACCCGCTCTTCGGGCGATGTGGCGGCCACGGTCCTGGTGGTGGAACCGATGGGCTCAACCACCCTGCTCACCGTTGAGGTGGACGGGCACACCCTCAAGGTGCAGGCCCCGCCAACCTTCAAGACGGCACCCCACCGGACTGTCTGGCTGGGCTTTGCCCCCCAAACCATGCGCGTCTACGACCGCGAAACGTCAATGGCACTGGAGGCCTCATGA
- the uriT gene encoding uridine transporter UriT, with translation MTTATLTETKTGRGNVAALMTALLAACVAFQLNASMLSPALVTMGQELKADQALIGLSQTWFFTAAALFSLFLPRLSDIVGRKKVLVGMMVLMAVGSVIAAVAPDITWLFVGRIIQGVSGPTVPLCLIMLRSAVSNPRKYGTLMGLITAVNGGVAGVDSFVGGYFAEHYGFRSIFWLMVVLAAAATALIMFLAAESKPAAGTRMDWLGVFFIVVAVGALLTALNEAAKLVGGFNPGVLVLSLALVLVAAVAFFAFWRTEQRAAQPMVETVHLRQRATWAPLLTTTLTMTGIFAVINGIVPAYVQAASPGFGVGPTEMSLIILTPYALLGWVVGPLSGKLAPVLGYTKVLRIGLLGSIAALAVIAFLGLHSLPMMIAGTVLLGIMYAGTVNIMLNGLGVVLSPAGNPGFLPGMNAGAFNLGAGLSFLILPAVLVATSALGDATASYLTVVVVGLALTVAAFAASLLIPKPVEAEVAA, from the coding sequence ATGACGACCGCAACCCTGACTGAAACCAAGACCGGCCGCGGCAACGTTGCCGCCCTCATGACCGCCCTGCTTGCCGCCTGCGTGGCGTTCCAGCTCAATGCCTCCATGCTCAGCCCCGCCCTGGTGACCATGGGCCAGGAACTCAAGGCGGACCAGGCCCTGATCGGCCTCTCGCAGACCTGGTTCTTCACCGCCGCCGCGCTGTTCTCCCTGTTCCTGCCCCGCTTGAGCGACATCGTGGGCCGTAAGAAGGTGCTGGTGGGCATGATGGTGCTCATGGCCGTGGGCTCCGTGATCGCCGCCGTCGCCCCCGACATCACGTGGCTCTTCGTGGGCCGCATCATCCAGGGCGTCAGCGGACCCACCGTCCCGCTCTGCCTCATCATGCTGCGCTCCGCCGTCAGCAACCCGCGCAAGTACGGCACTCTGATGGGCCTTATTACTGCAGTCAACGGCGGCGTGGCCGGCGTGGACTCCTTCGTGGGCGGCTACTTCGCCGAGCACTACGGCTTCCGCAGCATCTTCTGGCTCATGGTGGTCCTCGCCGCCGCGGCGACAGCCCTCATCATGTTCCTGGCCGCCGAAAGCAAGCCTGCCGCTGGAACCCGCATGGACTGGCTTGGCGTCTTCTTCATCGTGGTGGCCGTCGGCGCCCTGCTGACCGCCCTCAATGAAGCCGCCAAGCTGGTGGGCGGATTTAACCCAGGCGTGCTGGTCCTGAGCCTGGCACTGGTGCTCGTGGCCGCGGTCGCGTTCTTCGCCTTCTGGCGCACCGAACAGCGCGCCGCCCAGCCCATGGTGGAGACCGTGCACCTGCGGCAGCGCGCCACCTGGGCGCCGCTGCTCACCACCACGCTGACCATGACCGGCATCTTCGCCGTCATCAACGGCATTGTCCCCGCCTACGTGCAGGCCGCCTCGCCGGGGTTCGGTGTCGGTCCTACCGAGATGTCGCTGATCATCCTGACCCCGTACGCCCTGCTCGGCTGGGTGGTGGGACCCCTTAGCGGCAAGCTCGCACCGGTCCTCGGCTACACCAAGGTGCTGCGGATCGGCCTGCTGGGCAGCATTGCCGCGCTCGCCGTCATCGCTTTCCTTGGCCTGCACAGCCTGCCGATGATGATCGCCGGCACGGTCTTGCTGGGCATCATGTACGCCGGTACGGTCAACATCATGCTCAACGGACTCGGCGTCGTCCTCTCGCCCGCCGGCAACCCCGGTTTCCTGCCCGGCATGAACGCCGGCGCCTTCAACCTGGGCGCTGGCCTGAGCTTCCTGATCCTGCCCGCCGTGCTGGTGGCGACGTCGGCACTCGGCGATGCGACGGCGTCGTACCTGACCGTGGTGGTGGTGGGCCTGGCGCTCACCGTGGCCGCGTTCGCCGCGTCCCTGCTGATCCCCAAGCCGGTTGAAGCAGAGGTGGCCGCGTGA